A single genomic interval of Camelina sativa cultivar DH55 chromosome 11, Cs, whole genome shotgun sequence harbors:
- the LOC109127455 gene encoding uncharacterized protein LOC109127455: protein MATTTVQRSGEEEQNYELYSDAVHKFMVSMNTVVLGFLQLGDPSAAGANTTSSAFVLFETYRTTFLCYWVLILIYALLRIYEIKLRSRWFRMLVGHISHLFGSLAPLLLVSVISPIFSLIVAPVWLVWLSTVLYIAFRELKNPRANSSGEVELTTPRVMTV from the coding sequence ATGGCGACTACAACCGTTCAGAGGTCTGGAGAGGAGGAGCAAAATTATGAGTTATACTCCGATGCAGTGCACAAGTTCATGGTGTCAATGAACACTGTAGTTCTTGGGTTTCTCCAGCTCGGCGACCCATCTGCTGCCGGAGCCAATACAACTTCCTCTGCATTTGTCTTGTTCGAAACTTATCGAACCACTTTCCTCTGTTACTGGGTTCTCATATTAATCTACGCCCTTCTTCGTATCTACGAGATCAAGCTCCGCAGCCGTTGGTTTCGTATGCTCGTGGGACATATTAGCCATCTATTTGGCTCACTCGCACCTCTCTTGCTCGTATCTGTTATTTCTCCCATCTTTTCTCTTATCGTTGCTCCCGTCTGGCTTGTTTGGCTTTCCACGGTACTGTACATCGCTTTCCGAGAACTCAAAAATCCGCGAGCAAATTCATCGGGGGAAGTCGAGCTAACAACCCCGCGAGTGATGACGGTGTAG
- the LOC104729065 gene encoding uncharacterized protein LOC104729065, with the protein MIICPCKDCRNVVRQLNSVVVEHLVIRGMDEAYKVHSDWYHHGDVKSVDEFQSKPTQWNEEVFELYKAAEFFDQELAFRGDLADQPVGDLSEIAEGEDQQEDEFLAKIRDAETPLYPSCSNHSKLSAIVTLFRIKTHNGWSDKSFNELLQTLPSMLPDGNVFHTSLYDVKKFLKSFHMGYEKIDACVNDCCLFRKKLKKLDKCPKCNASRWKTNKRTNEVKKGVPQKVLRYFPIIPRLKRMFRSEDMAKDLRWHYTNKSTDGKLRHPVDSVTWAQMNEKYPSFAAEERNIRLGLSTDGFNPFNMKNSNYSSWPVLLVNYNLPPHLCMKKENIMLTLLIPGPQQPGNNIDVYLEPLIEDLNHLWKNGELTYDAFSKSTFTLKAMLLWTISDFPAYGNLAGCKVKGKMGCPMCGKNTDSMWLKFSRKHVYMCHRKGLAPTHRYREKKTWFDGKVEHRRKSRILTGHEVHQNLKNFQNDFGNVKKAGMKRKRTVYKEPVFDSDDDESESDEDEEVEVDEDELSRWKKRSILFTLPYWEDLPVRHNLDVMHIEKNVTHSIVSTLLHCGKSKDGLNARKDLQHLGLRKELHPTTKGKRTYLPAAPWSLSKNEKKIFCKRLFHFKGPDGYCSNISRGVSVEECKVGGLKSHDYHVLMQQLLPVALRGLLPKGPRTAILRLCAFFNHLCQRVIDIEVITVLEAEIVETLCMFERFFPPTFFDIMVHLTVHLGREARLGGPVHFRWMYPFERYMKVLKDFVRNPARPEGCIAESYLAEESMLFCNEFLKKTTNVEEKPERNVEYVNSSILEGRPISAGTSFTLTEMEKNIAHLAVIQNTAAFDHYVDMHLQYLQDSNPRCRRDATYLWSMHSKNFAAWLKGQISITSDGHEDIVKWLAYGPRCTARSYTGYIVNGQRFHTYSLERQSQNSGVYYEATAMCRSSAKDTSQVVDLVSYYGRITDIILLDYHVFYVPIFRCNWAVKGNGVKVEDGFTLVNLNQSQVSFQKDPYILASQAKQVFYSSEDGSSWSVVMRGASRRYSKEDVQSGNADIIGPLPVDVDMDTEMDEAEYARSDCEGIYVXKRYQRPMIAFFSG; encoded by the exons ATGATAATATGTCCTTGTAAAGACTGTCGTAATGTAGTACGACAGTTAAACAGTGTTGTGGTTGAGCATCTTGTAATAAGAGGGATGGATGAGGCATACAAGGTGCATAgtgattggtatcatcatggagatGTGAAGTCAGTAGATGAATTTCAAAGTAAACCAACTCAGTGGAATGAggaagtttttgagttatataaagcTGCTGAATTTTTTGATCAAGAGTTGGCTTTTAGAGGTGACTTAGCTGACCAACCTGTGGGCGACTTAAGTGAGATTGCAGAGGGTGAGGACCAACAAGAGGATGAGTTCCTTGCAAAGATCCGGGATGCTGAAACCCCACTATACCCTAGCTGTTCAAACCACAGCAAGTTATCGGCTATTGTGACTTTGTTTAGGATTAAGACACATAATGGCTGGTCGGATAAGAGCTTCAATGAACTGCTTCAGACATTGCCAAGCATGTTGCCAGATGGTAATGTCTTTCACACATCATTGTATGAtgtcaagaaatttttaaagagcTTTCATATGGGATATGAAAAGATCGACGCATGTGTTAATGATTGCTGCCTCTTcagaaagaagttaaagaagctTGATAAATGTCCCAAATGTAATGCTTCACGGTGGAAGACTAATAAGCGGACTAATGAGGTAAAGAAAGGTGTCCCACAGAAAGtattaagatattttccaaTTATACCAAGGCTGAAGAGAATGTTCAGATCAGAGGACATGGCTAAGGACTTACGGTGGCATTACACTAACAAGAGCACTGATGGAAAACTTCGACATCCAGTAGATTCTGTTACATGGGCTCAGATGAATGAGAAGTATCCTTCATTTGCAGCTGAAGAAAGGAACATACGGCTTGGGCTGTCCACAGATGGATTTAATCCATTCAACATGAAGAATAGTAATTATAGTAGCTGGCCTGTGCTATTGGTAAACTACAATTTGCCTCCTCACCTTtgtatgaagaaggagaatataATGTTGACATTATTGATTCCTGGTCCACAACAACCAGGTAATAATATTGATGTCTACCTAGAACCTCTTATTGAGGATTTGAATCATCTGTGGAAGAATGGAGAGCTAACGTATGATGCTTTTAGTAAAAGTACATTTACTCTAAAGGCAATGCTTCTCTGGACCATTAGTGATTTTCCTGCGTATGGAAATCTTGCTGGTTGTAAAGTAAAAGGTAAAATGGGATGTCCTATGTGTGGGAAAAATACTGATAGTATGTGGTTGAAGTTTAGCAGGAAACATGTCTACATGTGTCATAGAAAAGGTTTGGCTCCAACACACAGATATAGGGAAAAGAAGACTTGGTTTGATGGAAAAGTTGAGCATAGGAGAAAGTCAAGAATTTTAACTGGTCATGAAGTTCATCAGAATCTGAAAAACTTCCAAAATGATTTCGGAAATGTGAAAAAGGCtgggatgaagagaaagagaactgTCTATAAAGAACCAGTGTttgacagtgatgatgatgaaagtgaatccgatgaagatgaggaagtaGAAGTAGATGAAGATGAGTTATCAAGGTGGAAGAAAAGATCCATTTTATTTACTCTGCCTTATTGGGAGGATCTACCAGTACGGCATAATTTGGATGTAATGCACATAGAAAAGAATGTGACTCACAGCATTGTATCCACATTGTTGCATTGTGGAAAATCTAAGGATGGTCTTAATGCTCGTAAGGATCTTCAACATCTTGGTCTAAGAAAAGAGTTGCATCCTACCACAAAAGGAAAGAGAACATATCTTCCAGCAGCACCTTGGTCTTTGTccaagaatgagaagaagattttttgCAAACGACTATTTCATTTTAAAGGTCCAGATGGATACTGTTCTAATATTTCAAGAGGAGTTTCAGTAGAAGAGTGTAAGGTAGGAGGTCTGAAATCACATGATTATCATGTCTTGATGCAACAGCTTCTCCCGGTTGCACTTAGAGGATTGTTACCAAAAGGTCCTAGAACAGCAATACTACGGCTATGCGCATTCTTCAATCATTTGTGTCAGAGAGTTATTGATATTGAGGTTATTACAGTATTGGAAGCTGAAATTGTAGAAACGCTTTGTATGTTTGAAAGGTTTTTCCCTCCAACCTTCTTTGATATCATGGTACACTTGACTGTTCATCTAGGAAGAGAAGCTAGACTAGGAGGACCTGTGCATTTTAGGTGGATGTACCCATTTGAGAGgtatatgaaagttctaaaagattttgtaaGAAATCCTGCAAGACCAGAGGGTTGTATAGCAGAGTCATATCTTGCAGAAGAAAGCATGCTGTTTTGTAATGAGTTTCTGAAAAAGACAACCAATGTAGAAGAAAAACCTGAGAGGAATGTAGAGTATGTGAACAGCTCTATATTAGAAGGTCGTCCAATATCAGCAGGAACGTCATTCACTCTTACTGAAATGGAGAAGAATATAGCCCATCTTGCTGTCATTCAAAATACAGCTGCCTTTGATCATTATGTGGA TATGCATTTGCAATATCTACAAGACTCAAATCCAAGGTGTAGACGTGATGCAACATATTTATGGTCTATGCATTCTAAGAATTTTGCTGCTTGGTTAAAAGGACAG ATATCTATTACTTCTGATGGACATGAAGACATAGTTAAATGGCTAGCATATGGTCCACGGTGTACTGCAAGGTCCTATACTGGTTATATAGTTAATGGACAACGTTTTCACACATACTCACTTGAAAGGCAGAGTCAGAACAGTGGTGTTTATTATGAGGCAACGGCTATGTGTAGATCTAGTGCTAAGGATACTTCACAAGTAGTTGATTTGGTGTCATATTATGGGAGAATTACTGACATCATATTGTTGGACTACCATGTGTTCTATGTGCCGATATTTAGATGTAACTGGGCAGTAAAAGGTAATGGAGTTAAAGTGGAAGATGGGTTCACACTTGTTAACTTAAATCAGAGCCAAGTAAGCTTTCAGAAGGATCCGTATATTCTAGCATCTCAAGCAAAGCAAGTATTTTATTCAAGTGAAGATGGATCAAGTTGGTCTGTTGTTATGAGAGGTGCTTCAAGAAGATATAGTAAAGAAGATGTTCAGTCTGGAAATGCAGATATAATTGGTCCATTGCCAGTAGATGTTGACATGGATACTGAAATGGATGAAGCTGAATATGCTAGATCTGATTGTGAAGGCATATATGTGNGAAAACGCTATCAAAGACCTATGATAGCGtttttctctggttaa
- the LOC104727041 gene encoding peroxidase 69, with protein MGRGYNLLSVLVTFLVLVAAVTAQGNRVSNRGGGRRPRVGFYGNRCRNVESIVRSVVQSHVRSNPANAPGLLRMHFHDCFVRGCDGSILLAGNTSERTAGPNRSLRGFEVIEEVKARLEVACPRTVSCADILTLATRDAVVLSGGQSWKVPLGRLDGRISQASDVNLPGPSDPVSKQKQDFAAKTLNTLDLVTLVGGHTIGTAGCGLVRGRFFNFNGTGQPDPSIDPSFVPLIQARCPQNGGTRVELDAGSVDRFDTSFLRNVRSSRVVLQSDLVLWKDTETRVIIERLLGLRRPSLRFGTEFGKSMVKMSLIEVKTGSDGEIRRVCSAIN; from the exons atgggtcGTGGTTATAATTTGCTATCCGTTCTAGTAACGTTTTTAGTGTTGGTTGCAGCTGTAACCGCACAAGGGAACCGTGTCTCAAACCGCGGTGGTGGTCGAAGACCGCGAGTTGGGTTTTACGGGAATAGATGCCGAAACGTAGAGTCTATTGTGAGATCGGTGGTTCAGTCTCATGTCCGGTCGAACCCGGCTAATGCACCTGGACTTTTGCGAATGCATTTTCACGATTGCTTTGTCCGTGGCTGTGATGGCTCGATTCTCCTCGCTGGTAACACCTCGGAGAGAACTGCAGGTCCCAACCGTTCATTGAGAGGATTCGAAGTTATTGAAGAGGTTAAGGCTCGGCTTGAGGTTGCTTGTCCTCGAACCGTTTCTTGTGCTGATATTCTCACCCTTGCTACCCGAGACGCCGTCGTTTTG AGCGGTGGGCAAAGCTGGAAAGTGCCATTGGGACGTCTCGACGGCCGAATCTCGCAAGCCTCAGACGTGAACTTGCCCGGACCAAGCGACCCCGTCTCTAAGCAGAAGCAAGACTTCGCTGCTAAAACTCTCAACACATTAGACCTCGTAACTCTTGTTG GGGGACACACAATAGGAACTGCTGGCTGCGGTCTAGTAAGGGGAAGGTTCTTTAACTTCAACGGGACAGGACAACCTGACCCATCAATCGACCCGAGTTTTGTACCGCTGATTCAGGCTCGATGCCCTCAAAATGGAGGCACCCGAGTTGAGTTAGACGCTGGAAGTGTTGACAGGTTTGACACATCGTTCCTTAGGAACGTGAGGTCAAGTCGCGTGGTTCTCCAATCTGATCTAGTTCTATGGAAGGACACCGAGACCCGAGTAATCATTGAAAGGTTATTAGGCTTACGCCGACCATCCTTGAGGTTCGGAACCGAGTTCGGGAAGTCGATGGTCAAGATGAGTCTCATAGAAGTTAAGACTGGATCAGATGGGGAGATTCGTAGGGTTTGCTCTGCGATTAATTAA